One Carassius auratus strain Wakin chromosome 4, ASM336829v1, whole genome shotgun sequence DNA segment encodes these proteins:
- the LOC113058194 gene encoding DNA-(apurinic or apyrimidinic site) lyase-like isoform X2: MHFGLCSSRILCVRVCAVSFLRVCRLKTTLSMPKRAKKNEEAVEGETGNGAEPAKKEKKGKEPEAPILYEDPPDKTSSKDGRASNMKITSWNVDGLRAWVKKKGLDWVRKEDPDVLCLQETKCAEKALPSEITDMPEYPHKYWAGSEEKEGYSGVAMLCKTEPLSVTYGIAYVPNASRGLVRLDYRKTWDVDFRAYLSVLDQRKPLVLCGDLNVAHQEIDLKNPKGNRKNAGFTPEEREGFTKLLEAGFTDSFRELYPEQANAYTFWTYMMNARAKNVGWRLDYFLLSSALLPGLCDSKIRNTAMGSDHCPITLYLAV, translated from the exons ATGCATTTTGGTTTATGCAGTTCACGCATTTTAT GTGTTCGTGTGTGTGCTGTCAGTTTCTTACGTGTGTGTCGTCTTAAAACAACTTTAAGCATGCCTAAAAGAGCCAAGAAGAATGAGGAGGCTGTCGAAGGGGAGACTGGCAATGGTGCTG AACctgcaaagaaagagaaaaaggggAAGGAGCCAGAGGCCCCAATTCTATATGAAGATCCTCCAGATAAGACGTCCAGTAAAGATGGCCGAGCATCTAACATGAAGATCACCTCCTGGAATGTGGACGGTCTGCGTGCGTGGGTCAAAAAGAAAGGCCTTGAT TGGGTGCGTAAGGAGGATCCAGATGTGCTGTGTCTGCAGGAGACCAAGTGTGCTGAGAAAGCCCTGCCATCAGAGATCACTGACATGCCTGAGTATCCACACAAGTACTGGGCTGGATCAGAGGAGAAGGAGGGCTACAGCGGAGTCGCCATGCTCTGCAAGACTGAACCGCTCAGTGTCACCTATGGTATTG CGTATGTGCCTAATGCCAGTCGTGGTTTGGTGCGACTCGACTACCGTAAGACCTGGGATGTGGATTTCCGGGCCTACCTGAGTGTCTTGGACCAGCGCAAGCCCCTGGTGCTGTGTGGAGATCTGAATGTGGCCCACCAAGAGATTGATCTCAAAAACCCCAAGGGTAACCGCAAGAATGCAGGCTTCACCCCTGAGGAGCGTGAGGGCTTCACCAAACTTCTGGAGGCTGGTTTTACTGACAGTTTTCGGGAGCTGTATCCAGAACAAGCCAATGCCTACACCTTCTGGACCTACATGATGAACGCTCGAGCCAAAAACGTCGGGTGGCGTTTGGACTACTTTTTGCTGTCATCAGCCTTGCTTCCAGGTCTGTGTGACAGCAAGATCCGAAACACAGCCATGGGAAGTGACCACTGTCCTATAACCTTGTATTTGGCAGTGTAG
- the LOC113058194 gene encoding DNA-(apurinic or apyrimidinic site) lyase-like isoform X1, with the protein MHFGLCSSRILCVRVCAVSFLRVCRLKTTLSMPKRAKKNEEAVEGETGNGAEPAKKEKKGKEPEAPILYEDPPDKTSSKDGRASNMKITSWNVDGLRAWVKKKGLDWVRKEDPDVLCLQETKCAEKALPSEITDMPEYPHKYWAGSEEKEGYSGVAMLCKTEPLSVTYGIGKEEHDKEGRVITAEFPSFFLVTAYVPNASRGLVRLDYRKTWDVDFRAYLSVLDQRKPLVLCGDLNVAHQEIDLKNPKGNRKNAGFTPEEREGFTKLLEAGFTDSFRELYPEQANAYTFWTYMMNARAKNVGWRLDYFLLSSALLPGLCDSKIRNTAMGSDHCPITLYLAV; encoded by the exons ATGCATTTTGGTTTATGCAGTTCACGCATTTTAT GTGTTCGTGTGTGTGCTGTCAGTTTCTTACGTGTGTGTCGTCTTAAAACAACTTTAAGCATGCCTAAAAGAGCCAAGAAGAATGAGGAGGCTGTCGAAGGGGAGACTGGCAATGGTGCTG AACctgcaaagaaagagaaaaaggggAAGGAGCCAGAGGCCCCAATTCTATATGAAGATCCTCCAGATAAGACGTCCAGTAAAGATGGCCGAGCATCTAACATGAAGATCACCTCCTGGAATGTGGACGGTCTGCGTGCGTGGGTCAAAAAGAAAGGCCTTGAT TGGGTGCGTAAGGAGGATCCAGATGTGCTGTGTCTGCAGGAGACCAAGTGTGCTGAGAAAGCCCTGCCATCAGAGATCACTGACATGCCTGAGTATCCACACAAGTACTGGGCTGGATCAGAGGAGAAGGAGGGCTACAGCGGAGTCGCCATGCTCTGCAAGACTGAACCGCTCAGTGTCACCTATGGTATTG GTAAAGAGGAACATGATAAAGAAGGTCGGGTGATCACTGCTGAGTTTCCATCTTTCTTCCTGGTCACGGCGTATGTGCCTAATGCCAGTCGTGGTTTGGTGCGACTCGACTACCGTAAGACCTGGGATGTGGATTTCCGGGCCTACCTGAGTGTCTTGGACCAGCGCAAGCCCCTGGTGCTGTGTGGAGATCTGAATGTGGCCCACCAAGAGATTGATCTCAAAAACCCCAAGGGTAACCGCAAGAATGCAGGCTTCACCCCTGAGGAGCGTGAGGGCTTCACCAAACTTCTGGAGGCTGGTTTTACTGACAGTTTTCGGGAGCTGTATCCAGAACAAGCCAATGCCTACACCTTCTGGACCTACATGATGAACGCTCGAGCCAAAAACGTCGGGTGGCGTTTGGACTACTTTTTGCTGTCATCAGCCTTGCTTCCAGGTCTGTGTGACAGCAAGATCCGAAACACAGCCATGGGAAGTGACCACTGTCCTATAACCTTGTATTTGGCAGTGTAG
- the LOC113058194 gene encoding DNA-(apurinic or apyrimidinic site) lyase-like isoform X3: MPKRAKKNEEAVEGETGNGAEPAKKEKKGKEPEAPILYEDPPDKTSSKDGRASNMKITSWNVDGLRAWVKKKGLDWVRKEDPDVLCLQETKCAEKALPSEITDMPEYPHKYWAGSEEKEGYSGVAMLCKTEPLSVTYGIGKEEHDKEGRVITAEFPSFFLVTAYVPNASRGLVRLDYRKTWDVDFRAYLSVLDQRKPLVLCGDLNVAHQEIDLKNPKGNRKNAGFTPEEREGFTKLLEAGFTDSFRELYPEQANAYTFWTYMMNARAKNVGWRLDYFLLSSALLPGLCDSKIRNTAMGSDHCPITLYLAV, from the exons ATGCCTAAAAGAGCCAAGAAGAATGAGGAGGCTGTCGAAGGGGAGACTGGCAATGGTGCTG AACctgcaaagaaagagaaaaaggggAAGGAGCCAGAGGCCCCAATTCTATATGAAGATCCTCCAGATAAGACGTCCAGTAAAGATGGCCGAGCATCTAACATGAAGATCACCTCCTGGAATGTGGACGGTCTGCGTGCGTGGGTCAAAAAGAAAGGCCTTGAT TGGGTGCGTAAGGAGGATCCAGATGTGCTGTGTCTGCAGGAGACCAAGTGTGCTGAGAAAGCCCTGCCATCAGAGATCACTGACATGCCTGAGTATCCACACAAGTACTGGGCTGGATCAGAGGAGAAGGAGGGCTACAGCGGAGTCGCCATGCTCTGCAAGACTGAACCGCTCAGTGTCACCTATGGTATTG GTAAAGAGGAACATGATAAAGAAGGTCGGGTGATCACTGCTGAGTTTCCATCTTTCTTCCTGGTCACGGCGTATGTGCCTAATGCCAGTCGTGGTTTGGTGCGACTCGACTACCGTAAGACCTGGGATGTGGATTTCCGGGCCTACCTGAGTGTCTTGGACCAGCGCAAGCCCCTGGTGCTGTGTGGAGATCTGAATGTGGCCCACCAAGAGATTGATCTCAAAAACCCCAAGGGTAACCGCAAGAATGCAGGCTTCACCCCTGAGGAGCGTGAGGGCTTCACCAAACTTCTGGAGGCTGGTTTTACTGACAGTTTTCGGGAGCTGTATCCAGAACAAGCCAATGCCTACACCTTCTGGACCTACATGATGAACGCTCGAGCCAAAAACGTCGGGTGGCGTTTGGACTACTTTTTGCTGTCATCAGCCTTGCTTCCAGGTCTGTGTGACAGCAAGATCCGAAACACAGCCATGGGAAGTGACCACTGTCCTATAACCTTGTATTTGGCAGTGTAG
- the LOC113058209 gene encoding uncharacterized protein LOC113058209 isoform X2, giving the protein MDTEGTWESSNAACESDPLCDPAVLVSPSKPEPQIRNRRLSPGSGSCGGGGGGCSSGMDKRQASPGSLEGSLNGVGHTQTFTHRERRVPNKSRSFRRDGPRPGPRSDERHSRIGQKERWVDNSLSLLKPPPAFPVKDSPAKLQPAISYASKVKAGGGSVGAAEEPPGIGVLLQNQWGLSFISDGPEADVPQEESPDLHPLAAGEVTVKPAHVSSESLPGQVTRGSESSEELLLSCRHLEEALEYHTQEWKAILWRQKQDPAKVVWYKNALESPA; this is encoded by the exons ATGGACACTGAAG gtACTTGGGAGTCAAGCAATGCAGCGTGCGAGTCCGACCCCTTGTGTGATCCTGCCGTCCTAGTGTCACCCTCTAAACCTGAACCACAGATCCGAAACCGTCGCCTCTCCCCCGGCTCTGGCAGCTGCGGTGGGGGAGGAGGGGGCTGTTCCTCTGGGATGGATAAACGTCAAGCCTCACCAGGTAGCCTTGAAGGTTCTCTGAATGGGGTGGGTCACACCCAGACCTTTACGCACAGAGAGCGTCGTGTCCCAAATAAATCAAGAAGCTTTCGGCGTGACGGCCCAAGACCAGGGCCACGTTCGGACGAGAGACACTCCAGAATTGGTCAGAAAGAACGTTGGGTAGACAACAGCCTTTCTTTGCTCAAACCTCCACCTGCTTTCCCAGTGAAGGACAGTCCCGCCAAACTGCAGCCAGCCATCAGCTATGCCTCCAAGGTGAAGGCAGGGGGAGGTTCTGTTGGGGCGGCCGAAGAACCCCCTGGTATCGGGGTTTTGCTGCAGAACCAGTGGGGACTCAGCTTTATCAGCGATGGGCCGGAGGCAGATGTTCCCCAGGAGGAATCTCCAGATCTCCACCCACTTGCTGCTGGAGAGGTTACTGTAAAACCAGCCCATGTCTCTTCAGAGTCTCTGCCTGGTCAGGTCACGAGAGGCTCCGAGAGTTCAGAGGAGCTGCTGCTTAGCTGTCGCCACCTGGAGGAAGCATTGGAGTATCACACACAAG AAtggaaagcaatattatggagaCAAAAACAAG ACCCTGCAAAGGTTGTTTGGTACAAGAATGCCCTGGAGTCACCTGCCTAG
- the LOC113058209 gene encoding uncharacterized protein LOC113058209 isoform X1 translates to MHIKTGTWESSNAACESDPLCDPAVLVSPSKPEPQIRNRRLSPGSGSCGGGGGGCSSGMDKRQASPGSLEGSLNGVGHTQTFTHRERRVPNKSRSFRRDGPRPGPRSDERHSRIGQKERWVDNSLSLLKPPPAFPVKDSPAKLQPAISYASKVKAGGGSVGAAEEPPGIGVLLQNQWGLSFISDGPEADVPQEESPDLHPLAAGEVTVKPAHVSSESLPGQVTRGSESSEELLLSCRHLEEALEYHTQEWKAILWRQKQDPAKVVWYKNALESPA, encoded by the exons ATGCATATCAAAACAG gtACTTGGGAGTCAAGCAATGCAGCGTGCGAGTCCGACCCCTTGTGTGATCCTGCCGTCCTAGTGTCACCCTCTAAACCTGAACCACAGATCCGAAACCGTCGCCTCTCCCCCGGCTCTGGCAGCTGCGGTGGGGGAGGAGGGGGCTGTTCCTCTGGGATGGATAAACGTCAAGCCTCACCAGGTAGCCTTGAAGGTTCTCTGAATGGGGTGGGTCACACCCAGACCTTTACGCACAGAGAGCGTCGTGTCCCAAATAAATCAAGAAGCTTTCGGCGTGACGGCCCAAGACCAGGGCCACGTTCGGACGAGAGACACTCCAGAATTGGTCAGAAAGAACGTTGGGTAGACAACAGCCTTTCTTTGCTCAAACCTCCACCTGCTTTCCCAGTGAAGGACAGTCCCGCCAAACTGCAGCCAGCCATCAGCTATGCCTCCAAGGTGAAGGCAGGGGGAGGTTCTGTTGGGGCGGCCGAAGAACCCCCTGGTATCGGGGTTTTGCTGCAGAACCAGTGGGGACTCAGCTTTATCAGCGATGGGCCGGAGGCAGATGTTCCCCAGGAGGAATCTCCAGATCTCCACCCACTTGCTGCTGGAGAGGTTACTGTAAAACCAGCCCATGTCTCTTCAGAGTCTCTGCCTGGTCAGGTCACGAGAGGCTCCGAGAGTTCAGAGGAGCTGCTGCTTAGCTGTCGCCACCTGGAGGAAGCATTGGAGTATCACACACAAG AAtggaaagcaatattatggagaCAAAAACAAG ACCCTGCAAAGGTTGTTTGGTACAAGAATGCCCTGGAGTCACCTGCCTAG